The following proteins are encoded in a genomic region of Vibrio spartinae:
- a CDS encoding transposase domain-containing protein translates to MWVQAKELINLAGLPGTPQGISYKARTGGWVKRNVEGVKGRVYEYLLSSLPASVQSAVLKKQNKIVIDNQIFDIPKQRNAQEKYSAEALWDRYNKSNAKSKEKAQKALLSVRAVKTLLANKVPAMDAYDAISDEYSVPTPTLRRHVKKVEGIEESDWLPALLSGHCDGAKARRENQFAEISPDAWAAFKADYLRLERPSIAKCYERLLKAAKEHDWIVPSVKSITRRIEKEIPMQQRVLLREGEHALLQMYPPQERSVADLHAMEWINGDGYQHNVFVKWFNGEVLRPKTWFWQDVHTRKIVGWRCDISENTDSIRLSLMDVCQRYGIPKEITIDNTRAAANKWMTGGVPNRYRFKVKDDDPMGIIPMLGIKLHWSSVILGKGHGQAKPIERAFGVGGLDEYIDKHPSLAGAYTGPNPMAKPDNYGSTAIDADVFLQTIASGVEMYNERQNRQTEVCRGFMSFDEAFRISYENAPIRKATSAQIQLMMLQAEAVRVSRHGTIVLESGGSLAGRKNRYFNEKLMDLVGKKVVARFDPQQLHESVEIYTLNGVHMFTAECLDKAGFGDTQAAREHKRKRTQFTKAHKAAAQAQQEMSALEAAAMLPEPEDDTPPESRVVEVYRPSISVGNTAIAASVHQNEPEEDYEENFQNAVASLMEQRRKNRL, encoded by the coding sequence ATGTGGGTTCAAGCTAAAGAACTGATTAATCTGGCTGGATTGCCGGGGACGCCTCAAGGTATTTCATATAAAGCTAGAACTGGTGGATGGGTAAAGCGGAATGTTGAAGGTGTGAAAGGACGAGTATATGAATACTTGCTTTCAAGTCTCCCAGCATCTGTACAGTCTGCGGTGTTGAAGAAACAAAATAAGATAGTCATCGATAACCAAATATTCGATATTCCAAAGCAGCGCAATGCTCAAGAGAAATACTCTGCTGAAGCATTATGGGATCGCTACAACAAATCGAATGCAAAATCGAAAGAAAAAGCACAGAAAGCGCTGCTTTCAGTCCGTGCGGTAAAAACTCTCCTTGCCAATAAAGTTCCAGCAATGGACGCATACGACGCAATCAGTGATGAATACTCAGTTCCTACACCAACACTGCGGCGGCATGTCAAAAAAGTCGAAGGAATTGAGGAATCCGACTGGCTCCCCGCTCTGCTATCCGGTCACTGTGACGGAGCTAAAGCAAGACGCGAGAATCAGTTCGCTGAAATATCTCCCGATGCATGGGCGGCATTCAAAGCTGATTACCTTCGTCTTGAGCGTCCATCCATCGCCAAGTGCTATGAACGCCTGCTAAAAGCCGCAAAAGAGCATGACTGGATAGTACCTAGTGTTAAAAGTATCACCCGTCGGATCGAAAAAGAAATCCCGATGCAACAGCGAGTATTACTGAGAGAAGGTGAACACGCATTATTGCAGATGTACCCACCGCAAGAACGGAGCGTCGCAGATTTGCACGCGATGGAATGGATCAACGGGGACGGATATCAACACAACGTGTTTGTCAAATGGTTCAACGGTGAAGTTCTACGGCCTAAAACTTGGTTTTGGCAGGATGTTCATACTCGCAAAATCGTCGGCTGGCGCTGTGATATCAGCGAAAATACGGACAGCATACGTTTGTCACTCATGGACGTCTGTCAGCGTTACGGCATCCCCAAAGAAATCACGATCGACAATACCCGAGCCGCTGCAAATAAATGGATGACAGGCGGTGTACCAAACCGCTACCGATTCAAAGTCAAAGACGATGACCCTATGGGAATCATCCCGATGCTTGGTATCAAGCTGCACTGGTCTAGCGTCATTCTTGGTAAAGGTCATGGTCAGGCAAAACCAATTGAACGCGCATTTGGTGTCGGCGGGCTGGATGAATACATCGATAAACACCCGTCCCTTGCGGGTGCATATACTGGCCCAAATCCAATGGCTAAACCGGATAACTACGGCTCCACTGCTATTGATGCTGATGTATTCCTGCAAACTATTGCTTCTGGTGTTGAGATGTATAACGAGCGTCAAAACAGACAGACAGAAGTCTGTCGCGGGTTTATGTCATTCGATGAGGCATTCCGTATCAGTTACGAAAATGCGCCTATCCGTAAGGCAACCTCAGCACAAATTCAGCTCATGATGTTACAAGCGGAAGCTGTGCGTGTATCACGTCACGGCACCATCGTTCTTGAATCAGGCGGATCTTTAGCTGGTCGTAAGAACCGCTATTTCAATGAAAAGCTCATGGATCTGGTCGGTAAAAAAGTTGTCGCTCGATTCGACCCACAGCAACTGCATGAGTCTGTTGAGATATACACATTGAACGGGGTCCACATGTTCACTGCTGAATGTCTCGATAAAGCCGGGTTCGGCGATACGCAGGCAGCTCGTGAGCATAAACGCAAACGTACTCAATTCACCAAAGCCCATAAAGCAGCAGCTCAGGCCCAGCAAGAAATGTCTGCATTGGAAGCGGCGGCCATGCTGCCGGAACCAGAAGATGATACCCCTCCTGAGAGTCGGGTTGTCGAAGTCTACCGGCCTTCAATTTCTGTTGGAAATACCGCAATTGCAGCTTCTGTTCATCAAAATGAACCAGAGGAAGACTACGAAGAAAACTTTCAAAACGCGGTTGCATCATTGATGGAACAGCGTCGCAAAAACCGCCTTTAA
- a CDS encoding lipase family protein, translating to MVDIYQEGTEELLKRKTPTYRQAYSDRTAWLMSCMSELAYKRFNEFIPGVNLQKFVEEELSKLVSDHSSSKTAKFISMVQDLTYDHQEELKELNQDLTYLNAKLIKTFDKNGTQAILVQTDQFYVLSFRGTEATSIRDIKSDANAVLTKCNTKGFVHSGFKKAYEQIESEIVLELKKLEEEGKPILITGHSLGGAIATIAAKKLKFKSGIAACYTFGSPRVGDHEWISEIKTPLHRVVNAADCVTMLPPNGVAIGALSMLIAWVPNIGPRVSEWLSSKFGRYIHAGSMRFLSNCKSEPYDDVQLLYHVSLIYRLKALWFKGRAPNCLLKDHSISVYRKKLKVVAEKRQSIN from the coding sequence ATGTCGGAACTCGCTTATAAACGTTTTAATGAGTTTATTCCTGGAGTCAACCTCCAAAAATTTGTGGAAGAGGAGCTATCAAAACTAGTTTCGGATCATTCTTCGAGCAAAACCGCTAAATTTATATCTATGGTGCAAGATTTGACGTATGACCATCAAGAGGAACTCAAAGAGCTTAATCAAGATTTAACGTACCTTAATGCAAAGCTGATCAAGACATTTGATAAGAATGGGACACAGGCAATTTTGGTTCAAACTGATCAATTTTATGTGCTGTCCTTTCGAGGAACGGAAGCGACGAGTATCCGAGATATAAAGTCAGACGCAAATGCCGTATTAACTAAATGTAATACAAAGGGTTTTGTTCACTCTGGTTTCAAGAAGGCGTATGAACAAATTGAGAGTGAAATCGTACTTGAATTGAAAAAGCTTGAAGAAGAAGGAAAACCTATATTAATCACAGGACACAGCTTAGGTGGTGCAATTGCCACAATCGCAGCTAAAAAATTGAAATTCAAAAGTGGTATTGCGGCATGCTATACATTTGGTTCTCCGCGAGTTGGCGATCATGAATGGATTTCAGAAATCAAAACGCCATTACATCGAGTGGTTAATGCTGCCGATTGTGTCACGATGCTACCGCCAAACGGTGTAGCGATTGGAGCACTTTCTATGCTTATCGCTTGGGTACCCAATATAGGCCCGAGAGTGAGTGAATGGTTGTCCTCTAAATTTGGGCGATACATACATGCAGGCAGCATGCGTTTCTTGTCAAACTGCAAGAGTGAACCATACGACGATGTACAACTACTTTATCATGTGTCACTCATTTATCGTTTGAAAGCTTTATGGTTCAAAGGCCGAGCTCCAAATTGCCTACTAAAAGACCACTCAATCAGCGTATATCGAAAAAAACTTAAGGTAGTTGCCGAGAAACGTCAGTCCATTAATTAA
- a CDS encoding LysE family translocator, translating to MVPGASFVITVKNSLCGSRYCGIMTAVGLSLGMALHAAYLLPGLYWFQHHSTHILTLITWLGAIYLCYFGYRCLQAQPREANGIHLNHQHITPTQSFLSGCIETFKMKN from the coding sequence ATGGTTCCTGGGGCAAGCTTTGTGATCACTGTAAAAAATAGCCTTTGTGGTTCACGGTATTGCGGGATCATGACGGCGGTCGGGTTATCTCTGGGTATGGCTCTCCACGCAGCTTATTTACTGCCCGGGTTGTATTGGTTTCAACATCACTCGACTCATATACTTACGCTCATCACCTGGCTTGGTGCTATTTATCTTTGTTACTTTGGATATCGGTGCCTTCAGGCTCAGCCCAGAGAAGCAAATGGCATCCATCTAAATCACCAACATATCACTCCGACGCAATCTTTTTTATCCGGGTGTATAGAGACATTTAAAATGAAAAACTAG
- a CDS encoding ANR family transcriptional regulator, with amino-acid sequence MKREPSEYLSYAQHAVKLEQSGNLTDAAFAWSCAAQQARRHQNRQWAECRSDWCCKWSVRIGKRAVA; translated from the coding sequence ATGAAACGAGAACCGAGTGAATATCTGAGTTACGCGCAACATGCTGTCAAACTCGAACAATCAGGAAATCTGACTGATGCTGCGTTTGCATGGTCGTGTGCAGCACAGCAGGCACGCCGTCATCAGAACAGACAATGGGCAGAGTGTCGCTCCGATTGGTGTTGTAAGTGGTCAGTTCGAATTGGTAAACGTGCAGTCGCATAG
- a CDS encoding AAA family ATPase, with amino-acid sequence MEMENVVALSPSSLAYQTDILMQVNAVLESKSLSAAQLAKEIGVSPATLSQVLKSKYPADPTAVVDRLDKWLRLRQEKTATPIINPGFVMTETAKLITSDLTYAQVTESIVVIFGSSGVGKSETLREYKRNNNNVWIVTASPSRSGLTECLYELAMELGLDDAPRRKGPLSRVVRNRLRNSEGLVIIDEADHLDYPTLEELRILQEETNIGMVFTGNNKVYTQLTGGRRNEDFARLFSRIAKKRGLHKVRQSDVRAVASAWKISGTAELNLMHQISERPGGLRLLTKTLKLSAMYATGGTITVAVMRQAFSELESNE; translated from the coding sequence ATGGAAATGGAAAACGTCGTGGCTTTATCACCATCATCGTTGGCATATCAGACGGATATTCTGATGCAGGTCAACGCAGTTCTTGAGTCTAAATCACTCTCCGCCGCACAACTTGCGAAAGAGATCGGCGTATCACCGGCGACGCTGAGCCAAGTTCTTAAAAGTAAATATCCTGCCGACCCGACGGCCGTCGTAGATCGACTCGATAAATGGTTGCGTCTGCGTCAAGAGAAAACTGCAACACCTATCATCAACCCCGGATTTGTGATGACGGAGACAGCAAAACTCATCACGTCAGACCTGACCTATGCACAAGTGACAGAATCCATTGTCGTGATATTCGGCTCGTCCGGTGTCGGTAAGTCGGAGACCCTACGCGAGTACAAGCGCAACAACAATAACGTGTGGATCGTTACCGCAAGCCCGAGCCGCTCCGGTTTGACTGAGTGTCTGTATGAGTTAGCGATGGAATTAGGGCTGGATGATGCGCCCCGGCGTAAAGGCCCATTGTCCCGCGTTGTTCGCAACCGACTGCGCAATAGTGAGGGGTTAGTGATCATTGATGAAGCCGATCATCTCGACTATCCGACACTTGAGGAGCTACGCATTCTTCAGGAAGAAACAAATATCGGCATGGTGTTCACAGGGAATAACAAAGTCTACACCCAACTGACAGGGGGGCGGAGGAATGAAGACTTTGCACGGCTATTTTCTCGTATCGCTAAAAAACGCGGCTTGCACAAAGTTCGCCAGTCAGACGTTCGAGCCGTGGCAAGTGCATGGAAAATTTCAGGAACGGCAGAACTGAATTTGATGCATCAAATCAGCGAACGGCCCGGTGGCCTGAGGCTGTTAACCAAGACCCTGAAATTATCGGCAATGTACGCAACGGGCGGAACAATCACCGTAGCCGTAATGCGTCAGGCTTTCTCAGAATTGGAATCAAATGAGTGA
- a CDS encoding VpaChn25_0724 family phage protein, translating to MSLKQLLQEDRRLVILRVLNESAGYTANESILDSALDAYGHKVSRDVVLAELAWLDEQGLLTLEEVAKTQVARVTQRGIDVAEGQAQHPGVKRPRP from the coding sequence ATGTCATTAAAACAATTACTCCAAGAAGACCGACGGCTGGTAATTTTACGTGTGCTGAATGAATCCGCAGGCTACACGGCTAATGAATCTATTCTGGATTCAGCGCTGGATGCGTACGGCCATAAAGTGAGTCGTGATGTGGTGTTGGCTGAGCTTGCATGGCTGGATGAACAAGGTTTACTCACCCTTGAAGAGGTTGCCAAAACGCAAGTTGCGCGTGTGACCCAACGCGGTATTGATGTCGCTGAAGGTCAAGCACAGCACCCCGGTGTAAAACGCCCCCGCCCGTAA
- a CDS encoding Mor transcription activator family protein, translating into MLVEVQSDLLEHETIDPSILDHLSDLPEEKNGWPALLLEIRAVLSQELSRHHIENEKLPLQLSLAIGQYLGGAQFYLPRGDALKRFIRDIEIWDAFRGNNTRQLARQYHLTEKTIYEIVARMRKIEQQRRQPDLFG; encoded by the coding sequence GTGCTTGTGGAAGTACAAAGTGATTTGCTGGAACACGAGACTATCGATCCATCCATATTGGATCACCTCTCTGATTTACCTGAAGAGAAAAACGGTTGGCCTGCGCTGCTGCTGGAAATTCGGGCCGTTCTAAGTCAAGAACTATCACGGCATCATATTGAGAATGAGAAACTCCCCCTCCAGCTTTCATTAGCGATTGGTCAGTACCTGGGCGGTGCTCAGTTCTACTTACCTCGCGGTGATGCCCTGAAACGTTTTATCCGCGATATCGAGATCTGGGACGCATTCCGTGGAAATAATACCCGCCAGTTGGCACGTCAGTACCACTTAACTGAAAAAACCATCTATGAAATTGTGGCTCGTATGCGTAAGATTGAGCAACAACGACGTCAACCGGATCTATTTGGGTAA
- a CDS encoding gp16 family protein: MKNRNQLIQLIHVGKRELALDDETYRMLLEAETNKSSCGKMGIKELESVLSAMEAKGFKRRLKNNKQGIKKRYSPKSGKARNAEIDKIRAIWITMAKHEFIRDGSETALDAYVRRMTHRNAGDGVDHVAWCTDRQAYTILESLKNWHRRVMVDAMNEHSWIVPTNDTGKLLCYDEIANAYNRYLNTLVQQ; the protein is encoded by the coding sequence ATGAAAAACAGAAACCAACTCATCCAACTTATTCATGTCGGTAAACGTGAGCTGGCTCTTGATGATGAAACCTATCGTATGCTGCTTGAGGCCGAAACCAATAAATCCTCTTGCGGGAAAATGGGAATCAAAGAACTTGAATCAGTACTCTCAGCGATGGAAGCAAAAGGGTTTAAACGCCGTTTAAAGAACAATAAACAGGGAATCAAAAAACGTTACAGCCCTAAATCAGGGAAAGCCCGTAATGCTGAAATTGATAAAATCCGGGCGATATGGATCACAATGGCAAAGCATGAGTTCATCAGAGATGGATCTGAAACGGCCCTTGATGCTTATGTCCGTCGGATGACTCATCGGAATGCAGGTGATGGTGTCGATCATGTGGCTTGGTGTACGGACAGGCAGGCGTACACAATATTAGAGTCATTGAAAAACTGGCATCGTCGAGTGATGGTTGATGCGATGAATGAGCATTCTTGGATTGTTCCGACTAATGATACAGGAAAACTACTTTGCTATGATGAAATTGCCAATGCTTATAACCGCTATCTGAATACTCTGGTGCAGCAATGA
- a CDS encoding TauD/TfdA family dioxygenase, which translates to MGTSINISSENVLDNINLIFNPFLSAESQVLKNQFIHGQRDYLFLKNMGFNIDSDVYAKNRELDLGLQYSFMASMFNHLNIHPVTYEGENNGKLFRHVTPIPGFENTKSSLGSKENLGFHVDNNHMSLKNETVKKGHSCVPDYLALFCVRNNEKIPTIISDIPSAFTKLSTQDQHTLTMKRFKINYPDSFSQKGHVIVPIVNVTPKGIYSRFDAAFTHPLDQQANDAFQRLHNKLIEGQTKINLESGDILIFRNQKIAHARTGFTPKYDGYDRFLLRLFGVDSLDRVTSLFSDNPYHVTAY; encoded by the coding sequence ATGGGTACATCAATAAATATTAGTTCAGAAAATGTATTAGATAATATAAATCTCATATTTAACCCATTTCTATCTGCTGAATCTCAAGTCCTGAAAAATCAGTTTATCCATGGACAACGTGATTATCTTTTTTTAAAAAATATGGGATTCAATATTGATTCTGATGTTTATGCAAAAAATAGAGAATTAGATCTTGGGCTACAATATAGTTTTATGGCTTCAATGTTTAACCATCTTAACATTCACCCTGTCACTTATGAGGGAGAGAACAATGGAAAACTATTTCGTCATGTGACACCTATCCCTGGTTTCGAAAATACAAAAAGTTCTCTAGGATCAAAAGAAAATCTTGGATTTCATGTAGATAATAATCATATGTCACTAAAAAATGAAACTGTAAAAAAAGGCCATAGTTGTGTGCCTGATTATCTGGCTCTTTTTTGTGTCAGAAATAATGAGAAAATACCGACGATTATTTCAGATATTCCAAGTGCTTTTACGAAATTGTCCACACAAGATCAGCATACGCTAACCATGAAGCGTTTCAAAATAAACTACCCAGATTCATTTTCTCAAAAGGGACATGTCATTGTGCCCATTGTAAATGTTACTCCGAAAGGCATATATTCTCGTTTTGATGCTGCATTTACTCATCCTTTAGATCAACAAGCCAATGATGCCTTCCAACGTTTACATAACAAATTAATTGAAGGTCAAACGAAAATTAATCTAGAAAGTGGCGACATACTCATATTCCGTAACCAGAAAATTGCTCATGCCAGAACAGGATTTACGCCCAAGTATGATGGCTATGATCGCTTTTTACTGCGCTTGTTTGGCGTGGATTCATTAGATCGAGTGACTTCTTTATTTTCTGATAATCCATATCACGTCACTGCTTATTAA
- a CDS encoding DNA-binding protein → MKEWFLTKDLVGKPGMPETPQGVTNKARNENWLKRKPTGIKGRAFEYHISSFPQSTQAALNISSGVSEPAPTYNVEKSGLIDERILEKSIEAVELLCSKKGLRVNASKKAKIITLIYLASIDDKNLDESYCYSLLELAS, encoded by the coding sequence ATGAAAGAATGGTTTTTAACAAAAGACTTAGTTGGTAAACCTGGGATGCCAGAGACTCCACAAGGAGTAACAAACAAGGCTAGAAATGAGAATTGGTTAAAACGTAAACCGACGGGAATCAAAGGGAGAGCGTTTGAATATCACATATCAAGTTTTCCTCAATCAACACAAGCAGCACTGAACATATCTAGTGGTGTTTCAGAGCCAGCACCTACATACAACGTGGAGAAGTCGGGACTAATTGATGAGCGTATATTGGAAAAATCCATTGAAGCTGTTGAGTTATTGTGTAGCAAAAAGGGGCTGCGAGTAAATGCGTCTAAAAAAGCGAAAATTATTACACTAATTTATCTCGCATCCATTGATGATAAAAACTTAGATGAATCATATTGTTACTCGTTATTAGAACTAGCATCATGA
- a CDS encoding helix-turn-helix domain-containing protein — MDKESIKKDWHRADIVAALRKKGLSLTSLSIDAGLAPGTLKNVMRVKYPKAEEIVATALGVEPSVIWPSRYQKG; from the coding sequence ATGGATAAAGAATCAATAAAGAAAGATTGGCATCGTGCAGACATTGTTGCTGCTTTACGTAAGAAAGGTCTTTCATTAACCAGCCTTTCTATTGATGCTGGTTTAGCACCGGGAACACTCAAGAACGTAATGAGAGTTAAGTATCCAAAAGCTGAAGAGATCGTTGCAACAGCATTAGGTGTTGAACCATCAGTTATTTGGCCAAGTAGATATCAAAAGGGATAG
- a CDS encoding DUF3486 family protein, which translates to MKEHTKNRKSKIDTLPDDIKSSLNMLLREGRMSQQDIREQINQLIVESGVSDDDEYIKRNSMSRYSQGFEKGMERYRQAQQMTQSWVQQFGEMPQTDIARALIEIGKSQVFDFQMAALEEGETIDPKTMGQLALAIKRLQEAQTGSVKLEKEIRKQAMEDAADTAELAAKSLGLTSEGAKVIRNQILGLST; encoded by the coding sequence ATGAAAGAACATACCAAAAACCGCAAGTCAAAGATTGACACCTTACCTGACGACATCAAAAGTTCATTGAACATGTTATTGCGTGAAGGCCGAATGAGTCAGCAAGACATCCGGGAGCAAATCAATCAACTGATTGTTGAGTCTGGTGTAAGTGACGATGACGAATACATCAAGCGTAACTCGATGTCTCGCTATTCACAGGGATTTGAAAAAGGCATGGAGCGGTACAGGCAAGCCCAACAGATGACTCAAAGCTGGGTTCAGCAGTTTGGTGAGATGCCCCAGACTGATATTGCACGTGCATTGATTGAGATTGGTAAGTCTCAGGTATTCGATTTTCAGATGGCGGCACTTGAGGAAGGCGAAACAATTGATCCAAAAACAATGGGTCAACTGGCATTAGCCATCAAACGCCTTCAGGAAGCTCAGACTGGCAGTGTGAAGCTTGAGAAAGAGATCCGCAAGCAAGCGATGGAAGACGCTGCTGATACAGCAGAGCTAGCAGCTAAAAGTCTGGGTCTAACCTCTGAAGGGGCGAAAGTGATCCGGAATCAGATTCTGGGGCTTTCCACATGA
- a CDS encoding DUF2730 family protein has translation MTPELIRTWWPILATALNVLFLLICFVLVKTFARKEDLQALKERQDKMASEHDALEKRVSQLPDHDEVSDLKLSIESLRGDIREIRPKLDGLDRISNLLLENELKDKA, from the coding sequence ATGACACCAGAACTCATTCGGACATGGTGGCCGATCCTAGCAACCGCTCTGAACGTGCTGTTCTTATTAATTTGTTTCGTACTGGTAAAGACATTCGCACGGAAAGAAGACCTACAGGCTCTCAAAGAACGGCAAGACAAAATGGCTTCAGAGCATGACGCTCTGGAAAAACGAGTCTCTCAATTACCGGACCATGATGAAGTGTCTGACCTCAAGCTCAGTATAGAAAGCTTACGGGGCGATATTCGAGAAATTCGCCCCAAGCTTGATGGGTTGGATCGTATCAGCAATCTATTACTTGAAAACGAACTCAAGGACAAAGCGTAA
- a CDS encoding TraR/DksA family transcriptional regulator — translation MTEQIDQAQTLEQQFRDMALNRARQSHHKESPDIDDDGNRWCLSCGIKIPEQRIQAIPHAVHCIRCQTIKEQKDSK, via the coding sequence ATGACAGAACAAATTGACCAGGCGCAGACACTGGAACAGCAGTTTCGGGATATGGCTCTAAATAGAGCCCGGCAGAGTCATCATAAGGAATCACCGGATATTGATGATGACGGCAATCGTTGGTGTTTAAGCTGTGGTATCAAAATTCCAGAGCAACGAATTCAGGCGATCCCACATGCTGTGCATTGTATCCGGTGCCAAACCATCAAAGAGCAGAAGGACAGTAAATGA
- a CDS encoding DUF5675 family protein, with product MKTLILYRRYFEHGTYSVLCDEYGSELTKTIERPWLNNQQGISCIPEGIYTIEPTISPKFGHCYALTAPELGVTVNGPSLRTHILFHAANLPEQLEGCIAPGMLFGVLRGKWAVLESKNALQKLENYLGGEKAQLMIKAA from the coding sequence ATGAAAACTCTCATCTTATATCGCCGCTATTTCGAGCATGGAACATACTCTGTTCTATGTGATGAATATGGCAGTGAATTAACAAAAACAATTGAACGTCCTTGGTTAAACAATCAGCAGGGGATCTCCTGTATCCCGGAAGGCATATATACAATCGAGCCAACCATTAGTCCTAAATTCGGTCATTGTTATGCACTGACTGCGCCAGAGCTTGGCGTCACGGTTAATGGTCCATCCTTACGAACTCATATTCTGTTTCATGCCGCAAACCTGCCGGAACAATTAGAAGGCTGCATAGCTCCCGGAATGCTGTTCGGGGTTCTCCGTGGTAAATGGGCGGTGTTGGAATCAAAAAACGCACTTCAGAAGCTGGAAAATTATCTGGGCGGAGAAAAAGCCCAATTAATGATTAAGGCGGCATAG
- a CDS encoding DUF3164 family protein → MTAQTPTGFKTNALGHLVPESQIKEIDKLRDEVVLDIVAKAQATQQAMAAFKNQAMVQVADFVDLSAEEFDVKYGGTKGNVTLVSFDGKYKIIRSIGEHRVFDERIQAAKAKIDECIKRWSEGSTDQIKALVELAFRVNKQGHIDVNQVLSLRQLNIDDPDWLEAMDAIADSIRVIGKTPYLRIYERDSSGVYKQIALDLAKL, encoded by the coding sequence ATGACAGCCCAAACACCGACAGGGTTCAAAACCAATGCGCTGGGACATTTAGTCCCAGAGAGTCAAATCAAAGAGATCGACAAGCTCCGCGATGAAGTAGTACTCGATATCGTGGCGAAAGCTCAAGCCACACAACAGGCAATGGCGGCGTTTAAAAACCAAGCAATGGTGCAAGTCGCCGACTTTGTAGACCTGTCCGCTGAAGAATTCGACGTTAAGTACGGAGGAACGAAAGGAAACGTGACGCTGGTGTCATTCGACGGCAAATACAAAATCATTCGCAGTATTGGTGAACACCGTGTTTTTGACGAACGTATTCAAGCGGCAAAAGCCAAGATAGATGAGTGCATCAAACGATGGTCAGAAGGCTCAACCGACCAGATTAAGGCATTGGTCGAGTTGGCATTCAGGGTGAACAAACAAGGTCACATTGACGTGAATCAAGTGCTGTCTCTTCGCCAACTGAACATCGATGATCCCGACTGGCTGGAAGCAATGGACGCAATTGCCGACTCCATTCGTGTCATAGGGAAAACTCCTTACCTCCGCATCTATGAACGTGACAGTAGCGGTGTATACAAACAGATTGCACTCGATCTTGCCAAGCTTTAA